The proteins below come from a single Streptomyces sp. SCSIO 75703 genomic window:
- a CDS encoding glycerophosphodiester phosphodiesterase, with translation MTHARQQPIQVVAHRGASEEAPEHTLAAYRKAIEEGADALECDVRLTADGHLVCVHDWRVNRTSNGRGAVSALELSDLAALDFGSRRSRESWRRRGEEPDWVHRPEDREETSVLTLERLLELVADAGRRVELAIETKHPTRWAGQVEERLLDLLRRFGLDAPAAPEESPVRVMSFSARSLHRVRAAAPTLPTVYLMQFVTPRLREGRLPAGVDIAGPSIRIVRNNPGYVERLRQAGHPVHVWTVNEPVDVDRCVELGVDAIITNRPRAVLERLGR, from the coding sequence GTGACCCACGCACGACAGCAACCGATCCAGGTCGTCGCCCACCGCGGAGCCTCGGAGGAGGCGCCCGAGCACACCCTCGCCGCCTACCGGAAGGCGATCGAGGAGGGGGCGGACGCCCTGGAGTGCGACGTGCGCCTGACCGCCGACGGCCACCTCGTCTGTGTCCACGACTGGCGGGTCAACCGTACGTCCAACGGGCGCGGTGCCGTCTCCGCACTGGAGCTGTCGGATCTGGCCGCGCTGGACTTCGGCTCGCGCCGGAGCCGCGAGTCCTGGCGGCGGCGCGGTGAGGAACCGGACTGGGTGCACCGGCCCGAGGACCGCGAGGAGACCTCGGTGCTGACCCTGGAGCGGCTGCTCGAACTCGTGGCGGACGCGGGGCGGCGCGTGGAACTGGCCATCGAGACCAAGCACCCCACCCGCTGGGCGGGGCAGGTCGAGGAACGGCTGCTGGACCTGCTCCGGCGGTTCGGGCTCGACGCCCCGGCCGCGCCCGAGGAGTCCCCGGTGCGGGTGATGAGCTTCTCCGCCCGCTCGCTGCACCGGGTGCGGGCGGCGGCGCCGACGCTGCCGACGGTGTACCTGATGCAGTTCGTCACACCGCGGCTGCGCGAGGGCCGGCTGCCCGCCGGGGTGGACATCGCGGGCCCCTCGATCCGGATCGTGCGGAACAACCCCGGGTACGTCGAACGACTGCGGCAGGCGGGTCACCCGGTGCACGTGTGGACCGTGAACGAGCCCGTGGACGTGGACCGGTGCGTCGAGCTGGGCGTCGACGCGATCATCACCAACCGGCCGCGCGCGGTGCTGGAGCGCCTGGGGCGCTGA
- a CDS encoding AAA family ATPase → MAQTLVHASRLVLLDEPTAGLDPAQRGVFRRVVEELSETADVIASTHQTEDLSEVYDHVVVLAEGTVRFSGTVREFRAQAPPDTAPGRWAEGAYAAVLGGGEAW, encoded by the coding sequence GTGGCACAGACGCTGGTCCACGCGTCCCGCCTGGTCCTCCTGGACGAGCCGACGGCGGGCCTCGACCCCGCGCAGAGAGGCGTCTTCCGCAGGGTGGTCGAGGAACTCTCGGAGACGGCCGACGTGATCGCCTCCACCCATCAGACCGAGGACCTCTCCGAGGTGTACGACCACGTCGTGGTCCTGGCGGAGGGGACGGTCCGTTTCAGCGGCACGGTGCGGGAGTTCCGCGCCCAGGCGCCGCCGGACACCGCTCCGGGCCGCTGGGCCGAGGGCGCCTACGCGGCGGTGCTCGGCGGGGGTGAGGCGTGGTGA
- a CDS encoding trypsin-like peptidase domain-containing protein: protein MSTENEGTAVPPAPPAPPVPADSPAASPHPAASGDGGPRPPAPAAPYGASDPRHAPGPHGAPDPQDAPQAPAAPPNAPSYAPHQDGGAPGSQAPDASWPPPPPPPSLPSYGGGDGSGGGWGGSGGGWGSSYQPSAPKPRGRGGLVAAVLVAALVAGGLGGGLGYTLARNNDATGSTTVAASDTGGSVKRDPGTVAGVAARALPSTVTIEAESTNGEGGTGTGFVFDKQGHIVTNNHVVAEAVDGGRLSATFPDGKKYQARVVGHAQGYDVAVIKLVDAPSDLVPLPLGDSDKVAVGDSTIAIGAPFGLSNTVTTGIISAKNRPVASSDGSAGSRPSYMSALQTDASINPGNSGGPLLDAQGNVIGINSAIQSTSNGGFGTGQAGSIGLGFAIPVNQAKFVAQQLIKTGKPVYAKIGASVSLEETTNGAKITDQGVGGSAPVEAGGPAAAAGLKPGDVITKLDDRVIDSGPTLIGEIWTHKPGDKVTVTYERGGKQHTTDLTLGSKTGDD, encoded by the coding sequence GTGAGCACCGAGAACGAGGGCACCGCGGTACCCCCGGCCCCGCCCGCACCTCCCGTGCCGGCGGACTCTCCCGCAGCCTCCCCGCACCCGGCCGCGTCCGGCGACGGCGGACCGCGGCCCCCCGCGCCCGCGGCGCCGTACGGCGCGTCCGACCCGCGGCACGCGCCGGGTCCGCACGGCGCTCCCGACCCGCAGGACGCCCCGCAGGCGCCCGCCGCGCCGCCCAACGCGCCGTCGTACGCGCCCCACCAGGACGGTGGCGCCCCGGGGAGCCAGGCGCCCGACGCCTCCTGGCCGCCCCCGCCCCCGCCGCCGTCCCTCCCCTCCTACGGCGGCGGGGACGGCTCCGGCGGCGGATGGGGAGGCTCCGGCGGCGGCTGGGGCTCCTCGTACCAGCCGTCCGCCCCCAAGCCCCGCGGCCGGGGCGGCCTGGTCGCCGCGGTCCTCGTCGCCGCGCTGGTCGCGGGCGGCCTGGGCGGCGGCCTCGGCTACACCCTGGCCCGCAACAACGACGCGACGGGCTCGACCACGGTCGCCGCCTCCGACACCGGGGGCTCCGTCAAGCGCGACCCCGGCACGGTCGCCGGCGTGGCCGCCAGGGCGCTGCCCAGCACGGTCACCATCGAGGCCGAGTCCACCAACGGCGAGGGCGGCACCGGCACCGGCTTCGTCTTCGACAAGCAGGGCCACATCGTCACCAACAACCACGTGGTGGCCGAAGCGGTCGACGGCGGCAGACTCAGCGCGACCTTCCCCGACGGCAAGAAGTACCAGGCACGGGTGGTCGGTCACGCCCAGGGCTACGACGTGGCGGTCATCAAGCTCGTCGACGCGCCCTCGGACCTCGTCCCGCTGCCGCTGGGCGACTCCGACAAGGTGGCGGTCGGCGACAGCACCATCGCCATCGGCGCCCCCTTCGGCCTCTCCAACACCGTGACCACGGGCATCATCAGCGCCAAGAACCGCCCCGTGGCCTCCAGCGACGGCAGCGCCGGCAGCCGGCCCTCCTACATGAGCGCCCTGCAGACCGACGCCTCGATCAACCCGGGCAACTCCGGCGGCCCGCTGCTGGACGCCCAGGGCAACGTCATCGGGATCAACTCCGCGATCCAGTCCACGAGCAACGGCGGTTTCGGCACCGGCCAGGCCGGCTCCATCGGCCTCGGCTTCGCCATCCCGGTCAACCAGGCGAAGTTCGTCGCCCAGCAACTGATCAAGACGGGCAAGCCGGTCTACGCGAAGATCGGCGCGTCCGTCTCCCTGGAGGAGACGACCAACGGCGCCAAGATCACCGACCAGGGCGTCGGCGGCTCGGCACCCGTCGAGGCGGGCGGCCCTGCGGCGGCGGCGGGGCTGAAGCCCGGGGACGTCATCACCAAGCTGGACGACCGGGTGATCGACTCCGGGCCCACGCTGATCGGCGAGATCTGGACCCACAAGCCCGGGGACAAGGTCACGGTCACCTACGAGCGCGGCGGCAAGCAGCACACCACCGACCTCACCCTGGGCTCCAAGACCGGCGACGACTGA
- a CDS encoding ATP-binding protein — MRHHGGIDRFPALAGGASTPWRGAKEVSGVALVVAQEVPTSSSMAVPHGPAGVGEARHRMREQLRGGGVAESVIDDAVLVLSELLSNACKHGRPLDGVAVGDGAVRAAWRVDPAGRLLVEVTDGGGPTRPAPATPSVTAHGGRGLNIITALADDWGVRDDVRGEVTVWVVVHTDVYDPDAGHRRDDFVSRVVAPAVAHLPGLDFAEAFDDVG, encoded by the coding sequence ATGCGTCACCACGGGGGGATCGACCGGTTTCCGGCCCTGGCCGGTGGGGCATCCACACCGTGGCGTGGGGCGAAGGAGGTCTCGGGGGTGGCGTTGGTGGTGGCACAGGAAGTGCCCACGTCGTCGAGCATGGCCGTACCCCATGGCCCTGCGGGCGTGGGGGAAGCACGACACCGGATGCGTGAGCAGTTGCGCGGAGGCGGCGTGGCGGAATCGGTCATCGACGACGCCGTACTGGTTCTTTCGGAACTCTTGAGCAATGCGTGCAAACACGGCCGTCCGCTGGACGGCGTGGCGGTCGGCGACGGTGCCGTGCGCGCCGCGTGGCGGGTGGACCCGGCCGGCCGGCTCCTCGTGGAGGTCACGGACGGCGGCGGACCGACCCGGCCCGCCCCGGCGACCCCGTCGGTCACCGCGCACGGCGGCCGGGGGCTGAACATCATCACCGCCCTCGCGGACGACTGGGGGGTACGGGACGACGTGCGCGGGGAGGTCACGGTCTGGGTCGTCGTGCACACCGACGTGTACGACCCGGACGCCGGGCACCGGCGCGACGACTTCGTCAGCCGGGTCGTGGCACCGGCGGTGGCGCACCTGCCCGGTCTGGACTTCGCCGAAGCCTTCGACGACGTGGGCTGA
- a CDS encoding ATP-binding cassette domain-containing protein, which translates to MSVTFATCTYRYRRGPVVLDRLSFGFPAGRTVLLGPNGAGKTTLLALAASVLKPRTGTVAFAGLDPAIRAQLRVYRRRVGWMPQHITPVPGMTCREQVAYAGWLKGMSRGRGVGRGRRGAGPGGARQKGR; encoded by the coding sequence GTGTCCGTCACGTTCGCCACCTGCACCTACCGGTACCGGCGGGGCCCCGTCGTCCTCGACCGGCTCAGCTTCGGCTTCCCCGCGGGGCGGACGGTGCTCCTGGGCCCGAACGGGGCCGGCAAGACCACGCTCCTGGCCCTGGCCGCCTCCGTGCTGAAGCCCCGTACCGGCACCGTCGCCTTCGCCGGACTCGACCCGGCGATACGCGCTCAACTGCGCGTCTACCGACGCCGGGTCGGCTGGATGCCCCAGCACATCACCCCCGTCCCCGGCATGACGTGCCGCGAACAGGTCGCGTACGCCGGATGGCTCAAGGGCATGTCGCGGGGGCGAGGCGTGGGACGCGGCCGTCGGGGCGCTGGACCGGGTGGGGCTCGCCAGAAAGGCCGATGA